TCAGATAggtggtttgcaaatatgttttcctAGTCTGTAAGctggcttttcattttgttgattgtttcctttgtggtacagaagctttttagtttgatgcaagcccttttatttattttttcttttgtagcctgagcttttggtgtgatatccaaaaaatcatttcCGAGGCCTTTCCCTCTGTGTTCTTTTATGTCTTAAAACTTTATAtctttgtgttttaattattttatccattttgagttgatttttgtttatggtttaagagtccagttttgttctttgcaTATAGAAATCctgttttcccagtaccatttattgaagagactatcctttccccattgtgttccTCTTAACACCGCTGTCGAAGATTAGTTGGCCAtatatgtttggatttatttctgggctctattctgtttcattgttatatgtttctgtttttatgccaataccatattgttttgattagcataactgtaatattttaaatcagaaagtgtgaCGCTTACAACTTTTTCAgtgttgctttggctatttggggctttttgtggttctgtatgatgaattttaggattgtttttctattttaatgaagAATGctactggaattttgatagagattatgTTGTATCTGTATGTTGCTTTGGGTACTGTGGACATTTCAgcagtattaattcttccaatccatgaacacaggatatctttacatttatttgtgtcatcttcaatttctttcatcagtgttttatacttttcagtgtacaagtcgctcatctccttggttaaatttattcctaagtttgtttgtttgtttgtttctttttttttttaaatagagtcttgctctgtcacccaggccggagtaaaGTGCcccaatcactgctcactgcagccttgaactctggggctcaaacagtcctcccacttcagcctcttgagtagctgagattacaggcacgtgccaccacgcccagcgaattatcaaaaattttttttgtagaggtaggtttttgctatgttacctaggcttgtgtcaaattcctggcctcaagcctcagccttcccagagtactgggattacaggcatgagccactgagcctggcccctaagtatttttttaatgctattataaatgagattgttttcttgatttctttttcagctcagTAAAAAGGATGCGGAAGTTTGTCAAGTGCTCTTTCTGCATCAACTGAGATGATCCTACTTGGTCATAATATGTAATCTTTTTGAtgtattggttttatttttattttttattatttatttatttttttattttttgagacagagtctcgctgtattgcccaggctggtgtgcagtggcgtgatctcggcttactgcaagctctgcctcctgggttcatgccattcttctgcctcagcctcccgagtagctgggactacaggcgcccgccaccacacccagctaattttttgtatttttagtacagatggggtttcaccatgttagccaggatgttgtattggttgtgtttgtttgtttgttacagagtcttgctctgttgcccagactggagtgtggttttggctcattgcaacctctgcctcccaggttcaagggattctcgtgcctcggcctcccaagtagctgggactataggcacatgccaccacgcccagctaatttttatatatttagtagagactgggttttgccgtgttggccaggctgatctcgaactcctggcctcaagtgatccgcctgccttggcctcccaaagtgctgggattacaggtgtgagccaccacacctggcctgattattgttgaatttggtttgaaAATATGTTATTGAGGAATTTTGCACCAGTGTTCATCAATGATGATGTCCTGTAGTTTTCTTGCTGTGTCTGTCTGGCTTAGGTATCAAGGTGATTCGAGTCTCTTAAAACATGCTTGCAAGTATTCCCTCTAGCTCGATTTTTCACCCATAACAGAAGTTCCTATTCCAGCTGGGGTGGGCGCACTGTTCCATTCGCTCTGCCTACCTCCTTCTGTGGTCTGGTGTCTGGTGCTGGTGGTCAGGGTTGCTGCATGGACTCAGGGACTGGTGTGGCAGTGGCTTCCCTGGGCCAAAGCTCCGATTCCAGTGGGGCAGGGCATGCTGGTGCGTCAGCTCCACCTGGTTAGTTTGCTGGTCCACTGATCCACCTGTGGTGCCTGCCAAGTTCCCTGGTCTGGTGTCTGGTGCTGGTGGTCAGGGTTGCTGCATGGGCTCAGGGACCAGTGTGACAGTGGCTTCCCTGGGCAAAAGCCCTGATTCCAGTGCGGGAGGGCACACAGGTGTGTCTGCCTCCTTAGTTCCCTGGTCTACTGTTTCATGCTGGAGGACAGCAAGCTGGTGGCTTCCCCTGACGGAAGCTCCGATTCCAGCAAGAGAGGGCGTGCTGATCCACCCATGGTGCTTACTGCATTCCCAGGTCTGGTGTCTGGTGCTGGTGGACACGCTTGCCGCATGGGTCGGGCACTGGTGCCACTGTCCACCGTGGCTTCCCTGGGTAGAAGCTCCAGTTCCAGAGGCGGGGCACTGAGTTTCTTCACTTAGTTTGTTCACCCAGCTTGTTGGCAGTTGATCTGAGGCGCCCTGATGCTTTGTCTCACACTGGATATGAATGACAGTCCCTGAAGGTGGTGTATAATCTTCATGTTCCAGCTCAAGAAATTCCCACTACCCACAGCTGGTTCTCTAGGATCTTCGGATTACGAGTCTCTGCCTGTGATCTTCCTCCTATATAGCATCTCATTTGTGGATGTTTATAGTTTTAGGGACATAAGAGTGTTTGGATATGGCTATGCAGGttctgattttctctttgtttacttTATTCCAGAAATGAAAGCTCATTAGCATCTACACTGAAGACGCTCCTGTTCTTCACAGCTTTAATGATCACTGTTCCTATTGGGTTATATTTCACAACTAAATCTTATATATTTGAAGGTAATCTTAGACCCATTAAAACAAGACGTTTTCCCCTGATTTAAGAATCTGTGCTTTTATGACCTCTTTATATCTGTAAACTgggtattcttatttttttttcttgtttagccTTTCAAAAAATCATATTGCTCATAATGAGTCTTTATGAAATAACTTGTTATTTCAGCTTGACAGTTTTCTTACGGTTTTCTGTGAAATAGCTTGCAAATCCTTTCTCTTAGTGCCCTTTAAAGAATAGGAATTGGCTGACATGGGAGGAAGAATTTGGGGGAATGGACTTCTAGTGTCAGATaatggaaggaagagagaatgaaGTCCCCTTTTTGAtgttgaagtcttttttttttttttttttcgagacagagtttcactcttgttgcataggctggagtgcaatggtgcaatctcggctcaccgcaacttccacctcccatgttcaagcgattctcctgtctcagcctcctgagtacctgggattacaagcacctgccactacacccgactaatttttgatatttttagtagagacggggtttcaccatgttggccaggctggtctcaaactcctgacctcaggtgatccacccacctcggcctcccagagtgctgggattacaggtgtgagccaccatgcccggcctgaagtCTTTATAATTAtggttttgtttaaaataatgttcttAATATATAGAAGGTACTCATATCTTTTAGTGAATACTTTATTCATTACCACCCAAAGTATTACTTTTTAATTGCCTGactagttaaataaatatatcataaaaattaggatgatttgggttttttttgtactttggtaaattttgcaataaaatggaaactgtttttttttctcttgatagGCGCCCTTGGGATGTCCAATAGGGACAGCTATTTTTACGCTGCTATTGTTGCAGTGGTCGCCGTCCATGTGGTCCTGGCCCTCTTTGTGTATGTGGCCTGGAACGAAGGCTCACGACAGTGGCGTGAAGGCAAACAGGATTAAAGTGAACATCACCTTTTGATAgcattaaattcattttttaaaatgataaatgctggAGGGGGGACATCTGATTTGAATAAAGTTGAAAGAACATGTTAAAGTCAGGCTTAAGGAGTCACGTTTGAGTAGTGTAAATTTTGATCCTTCTAATGTGTTGGTTTGTATATTCAGTTTTAACTGTATGAATCTGATTTGCAAATGAGAATTTGGAAAAGTTAAATTAGttacaaataaatatgttaattacaCAATATTCTGGAAGgaattttatcttctttcaacAAAACGTGTTTTATAGTATTCTGACTTACGGTTGCTTTTGACTTTTACTCCTTTGGATATATTAAGAGGCACACAGTGAAGCAAATTAAACTCCACTTTACGTTGGAATGCTTTCCTTAGCATGAAAATACCAGGTCCTTGGATTTGGGATTTTAATTTCCTATGGAAAGTTGCTTAAATTGTGGACACTGGAATTAATCTGAATGTCACTAAGGAATTTCACATGAAGTGTAAGCCCTAGTCAATAGGAATTTTCCATCACATTATTTTATGGGAAAACTAGGCTAAATTACATCCATTCAGGTAAAAGGACTTTAGCTTACTGAAGGATCAAAAGAGCAAAGCAAAGATCTCACTACTCAAACACTCAGCCTGCTTCCTTCAAGTCCCCTTGCAGGCCAGCTTTGTGCTTTGCAGACCAACTTTTTAATGAGATACTTTGCTTCCTCATTCAACATTGAAGCTAGGCTTCAATTAAAAGGTTCGAGGAGGCtccatttaaaattgttttttctactatttttaaaaattgtagtgtATATGATAggaatttgcatttaaatatgttcatttttgcatatgttaGGAGTGGCAACAATCTTGAAAGCATCTTTTTTTCACCCAAAAAGTATTCTCCTTGGGCTTATCTGATGGAAAAAAACCTTGATTTTATTTCCGTATCTTTAGTCTGTGTTCTTTCTAGTTATTTGGTACTAATTGTGTGTAATCTAAAAACACTCCcccaaatgtttgttttttaattataaaatcataATATATGTTCTTtgtagaaaactggaaaaatacatattcaaacaggaaaaaaaatcaaaattcccCATGATGTTGCCATCTGAAAATAACCTCTATTTTGGTTTATATCCCGTATGCATTTTTGAAAGCCATTTCTTAATGCTAGTTTGATACACACTAAAAGTTCAGCTTACAAGTTCAAATTCTGCCAGCTTTTCCTGACAGCTGTTTGCATTTTTTCAGATGAGTGATTAttggccattttctttttctttttttttgagacagttttgctctgtcacccaggctggagtgcagtggtgcgatctcggctcactgcaacctccgcctcctgggttcaagggattctccacctcagcctcccaaatagctgggactacaggtgcccgccaccacgcctggctaattttttttctgttagtagagacggggtttcaccatgttggccaggctgatcttgaactcatgacctccggtgatctacccgcctcgacctcccaaagtgctgggattacaggcgtcagccaccgcgcttggccttaTTGGCCATTTTCTAAATAAGCACATTCTATCTTTATTctcttaaaattcaaattttctgtTACTGATAATCCTAATACTTAGGATTCTTGCTTAAGCATGTGAAACCATTACCAATTTGTtgttcacatttattattttttgtgttgtGAAACTGGACTAAAGGAATAGAGGGATGATTAGTCATAAAAGTCAAATAGGCATTCGTGTTTAACTGTTGAGAAAAGTGGAAGGTTGCTATGATTATTATGGAACTGTTTAATTCTTGCTTAAAGACTACAATTTTAGTATAATGACGTTTGAGTCTAGGGTAGTGTGTGGTAGATTTCTAGATGGTCCctaattaaaatgtattgttgTATTTAGAATGGTCcacctaatttctttttatataatgcCAAGGTTTTTCTTGTGCTTTTGGGATCTTATGCTGTTTGTAAAATGTTACTGTCCAGTGTTGGATTATTATGTTTGGTTTCAGGCATTTGCTGAATAGGTAATTATATATGGGTATTTTTCTGCAAGTATTTAAACCAGGGGCACATGCAGAGGCAGTTGTAATTTCCTCTTGGAAGAAGCGCCAAATGTTTGAAGGTTAAAATCGAATGCTAGGGTTGATATTTAGGATTATAATAAAACAGGCTTGTTTTCAAAGCAGTTAGTTTATTCCTAGAGTTTTAACTGTTAACTCACTAGTTCGCTGCTGTTTTTGACTATGTTAAATAACATATGGTATTTGACAAATAGATTTACTTTTCAAAAGGTCTCACTAGTTTCCTTTTACACAATGTATATACTTCAAGATATATAGAAAGGAAAGCTACAGTTGAGCCCTTATACATGTTTTAAGGTAGAAATATGTTCCCTATTGTTTGAAAACTGATTGTAAGAATAACCTCAATTATATAACTTGAAATGCCAGTCCAAACTACTGATTTAACCTGATTTACGGTAACACATTACCTTTCTCACCTCCTGTTTTGCTCTGGAGAATGTAGTCCTTTTTCTCAGTTGTGTTGAGAAGTGAAAAGTCTGCTGTAGAATGCATCTGATGTCATTAGTTCTTCAAATGGGTACCATTGTACATATAACAGTAGAATTTGGTTTGGGGTTGttagtgaaaaaaaattgaaacctgCCATTAAACCCCATGTTTCATGGAAATCTAACAGAAATACATTGTAATaattagaacattttcttttctctctctctcttttttttttttttttttttggagacggagttttgcttttcatgcccaggctgaagtgcaagtgtgcaatctcagctcactgcaacctccacctcctgcgttcaagcaattctcctgcctcagtctcctgagtacctcggatgacaggtgcgtgccaccacacccagctaatttttgtatttttaatagagatggggtttcgccatgttagcaagctagtctcgaactcctgacctcaggtgatccacctgcctctgcctcgcaaagtgctgggattacaggtatgagccaccgtgcctggcctaataattagaacattttcatcatgaaaatgTCATCAGCTTTGCCAAAAGAAACAACCAATTGACTTGTTTGgcgtttgttttccattttcatgtCAATTTTATGTATACAGTTAGAATACCCAAGGAGACCACTAAAATCAGTTAAATAGGGTATATCCAAAGAAAGATGAAACCCAAAAGTACATAAAAAGGATTTAAATCGCATTTCAGATGTACCTAGTGTGTATTTCTTATCTCTAGAcaagttcatttttattgtttatgcCCAAGTGAAGTTGTAAACTTATGGTTCAACTCTGACACAGAATTTGTCACTTGTCTGAGATCAGTGGCAGGTTTCTCTGCTGTCAAGCACTCTGTGTCACCCACCAGATTAGTATAACTATTAATTCAGACCCTACTCCTgtgtttaagataatttttacaaGAGCTGGTAAAGCAGCACATTAGTAACCTGACaagatttctttttcccttttcaggGGGAAAGGGtcaccttaaaaataaattattttcagggACTTTGGGAATCTAATGATAAGTATTACACATAATCTATGAATAGcttaattctttatatattccttaAAATAGGAATTCCTCGACATCACTCCTGGCCACACTTTACTTGCCTGTGTTGTTGCTATGTGTATTTGAAAGTAATATCTGCATTCCTTTTAAGATGTTCTATAAGTCATATTTGTCAGTTATACAGAGTAGTCTTCCTTTTTCCCACGTTCAGTGTAATCTCACTGAACAGTAATAATAGCAATAGCTAACAACATCTGCACAGCACCTTACAGTTTGCAAAGAACGTTCACACATTCTCATTTGAGTTTTGCATAGTGAACCTGTTACGAGATGTCTCTTGACGTCGATGCTAAAAGTGTTAGAATCTTTAAATCACTAGAGTCATTGAATATGCTGTAGTATTGAATAGTGCCCTGACTAGGGGGAGGATTTAGATGTGCTGCATTTCAAGCCGTGTATAATCATCAAAATGGGGGGCTTGAGTTCTTTAGCTACTTGAATCCGATTTACTTCTGTTAAGTGATGCTTTTCTAACCATTATCTGGATGGATTTTGTATTCACTATATTGTAGCCTGTAATTTGTACAAATTTACCGTCtgttgtcattaaaaaaaaagtgtctatAGTGCTACTTTGATGTGTCCTGATtcaattaatgttttattaaccgctctttttaaaaatttgtttgcttGCTTCTCATTTTATAACATGTAGATTATGTACAGAgctcactttaaaaattttttcgtTGGCCTCTGTTTGTGCTATGTAGATTATATAGAGAGCTGTCAAGGATAAGTTTTTATGCAGTAAATGTCAACCAGAAATGCTCAAACTGATTGGGAGTGTGGGCAGGGGGGGTTGTTGAGCTGTAAAGGGCTGGTTATACTTCATCTGGGGTGGGCTTCAAATGCCCCTAAAGGAGAGTTGAGAAATACTTATGGCTAATTAAATGTGGGAGTAGATAATTCCTGACGACGCCCACATGCCATCCCCTCATGACTAATGTCCTGTGTCCTCTGTCCTCTAATCACCCGttgattgcactccagctcctTCCTGTGCTTCTGAGGACTCCAGCAAAttcttattaataaatattaatattatctcCTTCCCACATTTGAGACATCTCAGTATCAAAAAATTTTATAGGTTATGAGATGTCCAGGGAACTCAGGAAACAGGTAATGGCATTGCAGAAACCACAGGACAGCGGTTCTGAAAGTTTGCTGGAATCACTTTGtaggttttattaaaaataactgattGCCCAAACCCAACCCAGACCTTCTGAATCGGAgtctgtgggggtgggggcctaGAAAGCTctttggggctgggcgcagtggctcacgcctgtaatcccagcactttgggaggccgaggcggcggatcatgaggtcaagagttcgagaccatcctggccaacgtggtgaaaccctaagtccactaaaaatacaaaaattagctgggcacagtggtgtgtgcctgtagtcccagctactcaggtggctgtgacaggagaatcacttgaacccgggaggtggaggttccagtgagccgagatcgcaccactgcactccagcctggcaatactctgtctcaaaaaaaaaaagctttttcgAACAGGCAGTGATCAACATGAAGCTGGATTGAGAACTACTGGTGGAGATTTAGAATTGTGCCTCTCCGTGTATGTTTGGTAAATATAGGAGAACATTTGTTTGCAACCTGGCAACCCAGGGATGCTTTTCCTCCAAAAGAGGATCCAGCAGCCCTGAGGGAAGGGATACTACAAATGGCACACCCTCGCCTGGAGCCCAGCTTTTATCCTCGCCTGGAGCCTCAAATtggtttctgctgcctttcttGTGCCTGTGGTCACTGCCACAAGCAACTAgaagtttcctttaaaaataatagatcaGGCATACCATGCCTCTGCTCAAAATCCTCCCAATGGCTCCCCATCTCACTCAGGAAGATTAAGACTCCCTATGTGGCCCACAAGCCAGGCCACTTCCCTTCATTTCATTCCCACCCCACTTGCTCACCACTCGCCAGCCTCCTGGACTTCTTGGTGTTCACCAAACCTCCCATACTCAGTCCCAttagctgttccctctgcctggtacCGTCTTCCCAGATATTCTCACAGCTGGCGCTTCCTCACCCTCCAGGTCGCAATGCTCATGCCACCTCAGGTTTCCCCTGACAACCTAAAGCAGTGAGACCCCCATTGCTATCACAACACTTAATACTGCATGAAATTATTTTACTAGCCACCTCCTTCCACTAAGATGTAAATGCAGGAAGGTAGGCACTTTGTCTTATTCATCACTGAATCCCTAGGACCTCAGAGTTGC
The sequence above is drawn from the Theropithecus gelada isolate Dixy chromosome X, Tgel_1.0, whole genome shotgun sequence genome and encodes:
- the VMA21 gene encoding vacuolar ATPase assembly integral membrane protein VMA21, whose amino-acid sequence is MERPDKAALNALQPPEFRNESSLASTLKTLLFFTALMITVPIGLYFTTKSYIFEGALGMSNRDSYFYAAIVAVVAVHVVLALFVYVAWNEGSRQWREGKQD